DNA sequence from the Dehalococcoidales bacterium genome:
CCCCTCGCCGTATTTGCCCCTGGCCCAGTCCGGCTTGAGCTTGGGTGGGCCGAGCAGGAAGTCGGCCACGGCCACTCCCTTACCCTCATCACGGATATATAGCCCCTCTTCATCATAGCCCCAGGTGTAGCGCTCACTTTCGTCAAGAGCGTTCTGCACAATATCCCGGATGGCTTCCCACTCACCCCAGTCCTGGCGCCAGGTGGAAGTGGGGCCGATAATGATGAGCTGCCAGCCCCGGGGCTCCCAGTCCCTGCGGTACTCCTCCATGGTCAACACCTGCGGTGGTGCGGTCTTTACTACCATCAGATCCTCCTGTTTACCCGGGTGATTGCCGTCTGGAAGGCGTTATCCAGCTTTTCCCGGTAGCCGATATCGTCAATGGTATAGGCCAGAAACTCGGGGCTGTCCGCCAGGAAATCAAGGCTTGTTTTTTCTTTCGGGTGCGAGGGGCGAAGCTTGGTGGGAATCACTGCCGGCGGCTTACTACCAGTTATCGTCTGATGCCTGACATGGCCTGGCTTGCTTATCATCCCTGTGGATGACAGGTATTCATAGCGAGGGTATTCCAGAGCCGGGGGCGGCAGCTCTTTCGGCTTCGGCTTACCCAGCGCGGTGCGAGAGTACATCTTGAGCATGCCGCCCACAAAGAGCCCCATGACAGCCGCCGTAAGGGCAAGCTGCATGAAGCCGGTAATTCCAAGCGTCTCACCAGGCAAAGGGCCCTCTTCTCCCGTAGTATAATCAATCGACACGCTGTCACCTGACCCGATAGTCTCCGCTTCACCAGCGTTTACCTCCAGGAAGTATCTCACCGGCGTTTCCTCTGTGATGAGATAACCTGGCGGAGCGCCCAGGACGATATCCACCACCTGCAGCGCTTCGCTCATAAAGATGATGTCGATACTAAATAGCATGGCCGCCGTGGTGACCTGAACCGGTTGTTCACTGCCCAGGTCAAAGAGCATACCTGCGCCGGCAGGCGTCGACTCCAGTCCCGAGAGACCGGCAGCCAGTTCTTCCGGGGTTACCGCCACGCTAGCCAGCCACTGCTTTTCTCCGATCGTTACGGTTGCTGTTTGCATTGCGCTTTCCTCCTATCGCGACACGTGATCAATCCATCGTGCCGCCCACTTCTTCTCGTGAGAGGTGGTGATCTTATTCCGGTAGCTCTCCGGAGCCGTTTTCATGCCGGCCCGAAAGGCCGCTTTAGTTAGAGGCCCAAAGGGCAGCTTGTCATAGTTAGCCGCCGCGGTTTCTATTCGGTCGGTGTATTTTCGCCTCATGGCCTCGTAGCTTCTGAGCAGGTTTGCTCGG
Encoded proteins:
- a CDS encoding DUF192 domain-containing protein, translating into MQTATVTIGEKQWLASVAVTPEELAAGLSGLESTPAGAGMLFDLGSEQPVQVTTAAMLFSIDIIFMSEALQVVDIVLGAPPGYLITEETPVRYFLEVNAGEAETIGSGDSVSIDYTTGEEGPLPGETLGITGFMQLALTAAVMGLFVGGMLKMYSRTALGKPKPKELPPPALEYPRYEYLSSTGMISKPGHVRHQTITGSKPPAVIPTKLRPSHPKEKTSLDFLADSPEFLAYTIDDIGYREKLDNAFQTAITRVNRRI